The genomic stretch GGATCGATCAGGATCAGGTCGAAGAGCTGCCTGCCGGCGACCGAGGCGAGCCAGTCGCCGGCCCCGCCCCGGACCAGTTCGGATTCTTCGACCAGTCCGAGGTTGTGCACGTTGCCCATCACCGGCCGGGTGTCGCTGTCGACGAAGACCGCCGAGGTGGCGCCGCGCGAGAGCGCTTCGATGCCGAGCGCGCCGGTGCCGCAGTAGAGGTCGGCGACCCGGTATCCGGTGACGTCGCCGAGTGCCGAGAACAGTGCTTCACGGACCCGCTCCGAGGTCGGGCGAACGCTCCAACCCTTGGGCGCGAGCAGCTGCCGGCCACCGAGTCTGCCGCTGATCACCCTCACCGGCGGATCCCCTCCGGGCCGAAGCGGCGGCCGGCGAGCTCGAGCATCGGCCCGAGCTCCGGTCCGTCCAGCCCACCACTGTCTTCGGCCAGCCGGTCGAGGTCGGACCGTGCCGCCTCGAGCAATTCCTCGTCCCGGGGCAGTCGGGCCACGGCGAACCGCGGTAACCCGTGCTGGCGCACCCCGGTGATCTCGCCTTCACCGCGCATCTCCAGGTCGATCTCCGCCAGCCGGAATCCGTCGGACTCCTTGGCGAGGGCGGCCAGGCGCCGGGCGGACGAGGCGCCCGAGCTGCCCGCGATCAGGAAACAGGCCCCGGCGTGCCGGCCACGCCCGACCCGGCCGCGAAGCTGATGGAGCTGGGACAGGCCGAACCGCTCGGCCCCCTCGACGATCATCACGGTGGCGTTCGGGACGTCGATGCCGACCTCGATCACGGTGGTCGAAACCAGGACGTCGGTGCGGCCATCCTCGAATGCCAACATAGCCAGGGCCTTCTGCTGCGAGTTCATCTGGCCGTGGATCAGGCCGACCTCGAATTCGCTCAGCTCGGTTTCCCTCAGCCGTTCTGCTTCTTCGATCGCGGCCCGTGCCTGCAGCGCTTCCGACTTTTCGATCAGGGGACAGACGACGAAGGCCTGCCGGCCACCTCGGACTTCGCCGCGCAGGTGCTCGAACGCCTCCGCCCGGCTTGCTTCATTCAGAACCCGGGTGCTGATCGGCAGGCGGCCCGCCGGCAGCTGCCTGAGTTCGGTCACGTCGAGATCACCGTAGGCGGTGAGCGAGAGCGTTCTCGGGATCGGGGTCGCGGTCATGTGGAGTATGTGGGCGCCATGCCCCGCCGGGGCCTTGCGATCGAGCCGGCCGCGCTGGCGGACTCCGAACCGGTGCTCTTCGTCGATCACGCAGAGGGCGAGCCGGCTGAAGACGACGGGGTCCTCGAGCAGGGCATGGGTGCCGATCAAGATATCCAGATTCTGCGCGGCCAGCGCCTCCAGCAGCCGGGTCCGCGCTTCCGGCGGGGTCGAACCGGTCAGCAGCGCGAAAGTGACTCCGGAGCCGCTCAGCAACCGGGAGACGGTTGCCGCATGCTGGTCAGCCAGGACTTCGGTCGGGGCCATCAGCGCCGACTGTGCCCCGCTACCGGCCGCGTGCAGCATCGCCTCGAGCGCTACCACTGTCTTGCCGGACCCGACCTCGCCCATCAGCAGCCGCCGCATTGGCACGGTCGCTTTCAATTCGCCGGAGATCGCCGACACCGCCGCCCGCTGGTCGCCGGTCAGCTCGAATGGCAATCCCTTGATCCATTCCTTCGAAGTTGCCTCGCCGCCTTCAAGCGGGATCGCCGGGGGTCCGCCGCTCCGGCCCGCGATCCTTCCGCGCCGCAGCACCGCCTGGTGGAGGAAGAGCTCCTCGTAGGCCAGTCGGGCCATCGCCAGAACGGACGACTCCTCGGACTGCGGGAAATGGGCTTCCCGGATCGCACTGACGGCGCCCGCCAGACCGCGCTCCTCCAGGATCGACGAAGGCAGCGGTTCAACCAGGTCGCCGGCCAGGCGGCAGGCCTGCCATGCCCAGCCGCGCCACCGCGCCGGACGAAGCTCTTGCGACCCCGGATGCCGGCCACGGATGCCGCCCTCTTTGAGCCCGGGCGGCCCGGTCGCGCCGGCGTCCTGCCACCGGGCCGGTCCTTCGGCGACCGGCACCTCGTCGGCGCCGGCGTCAGTCGGCTCCTGCGCCGAAACGACGAAGCCCTTCTTGTCGAGGCGCCCTTCCATCACATAGGCAGCACCGCCCTTGACCTGATTCTCGATCCACGGCTGGTTGAACCAGACCGCCTTCCGTTCGCCGGACGAATCGGCGATTTTCGCCTCGACCACGCTCAGGCCGCGACGGCGCACCCGGATCCGGCGGATCGAATTGACCACGACCAGGACCGTCGCCGAGACCCCTGGTTCGAGATCGCCGAGCAGCACCCGCTCAGGCGCGTCGCCATATGCCCGCGGCACCCGCCAGAGCAGGTCGAAGATCGTCTCGACGCCGATCGCCCGCGCTTTTTCCTCGAGCACCGGCCCGACTCCTTCAAGGACCGAGAGTGGCCGGTCGAGCCGTCCGGGCCGCGGCCAGCGGACCGGAGCCCGCAGGAGCTCCGCCGGCGAGGGCACCGGGCCGCCGCCGAAAGACTGCGTCCCGGTTATTGGCTCGCTAGCAGCCACCACCAGCTCGGCTGGCCGCCTTCATGAAGTTCGAGTTCGACGCCGTCCGGGCTGTACGCATCCAGTTCGTCCAGCGGGATCGGGGCGCCGTCGCCACTGATCACGGTGACCAGCTCGGCGCCGTCGCCCATCGATTCAATGGTCGAGGCC from Thermoleophilia bacterium encodes the following:
- the rsmD gene encoding 16S rRNA (guanine(966)-N(2))-methyltransferase RsmD, with amino-acid sequence MRVISGRLGGRQLLAPKGWSVRPTSERVREALFSALGDVTGYRVADLYCGTGALGIEALSRGATSAVFVDSDTRPVMGNVHNLGLVEESELVRGGAGDWLASVAGRQLFDLILIDPPYRVTEEIGEALNRDLPGLLTPGGRVVVESAAKQPLVLPSLEAVRERRYGRTLITFFEVPSYEKRS
- a CDS encoding ATP-dependent DNA helicase RecG, translating into MAASEPITGTQSFGGGPVPSPAELLRAPVRWPRPGRLDRPLSVLEGVGPVLEEKARAIGVETIFDLLWRVPRAYGDAPERVLLGDLEPGVSATVLVVVNSIRRIRVRRRGLSVVEAKIADSSGERKAVWFNQPWIENQVKGGAAYVMEGRLDKKGFVVSAQEPTDAGADEVPVAEGPARWQDAGATGPPGLKEGGIRGRHPGSQELRPARWRGWAWQACRLAGDLVEPLPSSILEERGLAGAVSAIREAHFPQSEESSVLAMARLAYEELFLHQAVLRRGRIAGRSGGPPAIPLEGGEATSKEWIKGLPFELTGDQRAAVSAISGELKATVPMRRLLMGEVGSGKTVVALEAMLHAAGSGAQSALMAPTEVLADQHAATVSRLLSGSGVTFALLTGSTPPEARTRLLEALAAQNLDILIGTHALLEDPVVFSRLALCVIDEEHRFGVRQRGRLDRKAPAGHGAHILHMTATPIPRTLSLTAYGDLDVTELRQLPAGRLPISTRVLNEASRAEAFEHLRGEVRGGRQAFVVCPLIEKSEALQARAAIEEAERLRETELSEFEVGLIHGQMNSQQKALAMLAFEDGRTDVLVSTTVIEVGIDVPNATVMIVEGAERFGLSQLHQLRGRVGRGRHAGACFLIAGSSGASSARRLAALAKESDGFRLAEIDLEMRGEGEITGVRQHGLPRFAVARLPRDEELLEAARSDLDRLAEDSGGLDGPELGPMLELAGRRFGPEGIRR